The DNA segment CTCCCATGGCTTTCATGCTCATTCCCACTTTTTGACTATCGCACTAACTTATCCGAGCCCACCGGTCCTGTCCAGAATACACATTTTCTCTGACTCAGGATGGGGGCCGGTCTCTAGGAAAACAGCCTCGCCCAGCGAATCATGAGTTCCTCAAGGAGGAGGCGGCGGTTGGGATTTGCTCCCCCCATCAATCCTCTGCGCGCCTGAGCAAGGAGGTCGTAGCATCCAAACAGCGGTCGCAGACTTTCCTCCCCGGTGCCGGGCAGTCTTTGCAACAGGGCCATCACCTGGGCATCCCCACTTAAATCACAGCTGCGCATGTGCACCATCTGCGCAAGCCATTGCTGCCAGAACTGTAAAAGCTGGTCCAGCGCCGTGTGCTCGGGGGGTGCCTCCCAGCGGGCGGCCGCAGTAACGGCATTGACGCTTCCCTGAGCCAGGGCGGTCAACTCCTGCAGAAACTGTTCACGCTCCGCTCTGGCTTCCGTTCCAGCCAGAGCCGCCGCCATAAGTGGTGCCCCACCGGACAGAGCCAGGGATCGTCGCGCCACAGCGTTTTCGAAGCCGGTGTTTTCCAGCCACTGCAAAGCCATTTCCTCCGATGGCGGCGGAAAGACAATCGACTGACAGCGGCTGCGTATAGTTGGCAGCAGGCCCGAGGGCGAGCCCGTAATCAACAGGAAGATGACCGACGGCGCCGGCTCCTCCAGGTTTTTCAAAAGCGCATTGGCCGCATTGATATTCATCGCTTCCGCCGGCGCCAGCCATACCAGCCGCGCACCTCCACGCCCGCTGGTACGTGCGACAAAGTTACCCAGTTGGCGAATTTGCTCCACTTTGAGGGCTCCTCCCGGCTTCTCAGGCTCCAGTCGCAGAAAATCCGGATGAGAACCCGCCTGCCAGAGCCGACAATCCCGACAACCGCCACAGGCCTGTCCGTTACGCGGCTGTTCACACAGTACCAGGGCAGCAAAAGCCTCGGCAAAGCGTCGCTTGCCCAGCCCCACCTGGCCTGTCAGCAACAGTGCGTGCGGACAGCGCCCTGCCCGCCACTGTATCCCGAGGCGCCGCCACTGCTGAGCCTGCCAGGGTAACGGGGAGGGAATGGAAGTCTGTTCAAGTGTTTCAGATACGGACATTTGCCAAGTTCATATTAAAGGGAAACCGCCATCCGCAGGCAGCACTTTTTTTCAGGAGAGCCTAACACGCAGCTACAACAAGTGTGCCAGTTCCTGCCCCAGCGCTCTCTGTACCTGTTCCAGGGGTTGACTGGCATCGACGATGGCATACCGCCCCGGGAAGGCCTGTGCACGCGCATGATAAGCGCTGCGCACTCGATGGAAGAACGCCAGGTGCTCACTCTCGAAGCGATCTGCCACCCCCTTTCGGCCAGCGCGCCGCAAACCAGTTTCCGGGTCCAGGTCCAGCAACAGTACTTTGTCCGGGCGCAAGTCGCCCTGCACAGCCTGCTCCAGTTGCTCAATTCGTGTTCTATCGAGCTGGCGGCCACCGCCCTGATACGCATAAGTGGCATCCGTAAAACGATCACAGACAACCCAATCACCACGTTGCAGTGCCGGCACGATCACTTGGGCCAGGTGCTGGGCCCGTGCGGCAAATACCATTAACAGTTCAGCCATCGGGTCCACCACTTCCTCGCGCCTGGTGAGCAACAATGCGCGCAACTGTTCTGCCAGGGGCGTACCCCCGGGCTCCCGGGTCTGCACAAATGGGATTTTGCGATCGTTTAACCATTGGGTAATAAACTGCAGGTTGGTGGACTTGCCAACGCCTTCCACCCCCTCCAGAGTTATGAATTTTCCGCGCGACACCATTTAATTTCCTTCTGCCGGGCTGGAGCGATAATCTGCTCGCCGCTTCAGCTGATACTCCCGCACTGCACGGTTATGCTCTGTCAGAGTTGCTGAAAAGTGGTGGGAGCCATCACCCTTGCCTACAAAGTAAAGGCTTTTGCCCGGCTTGGGGTTGAGCGCTGCGCGAATGGCCGCGCGCC comes from the Microbulbifer sp. MI-G genome and includes:
- a CDS encoding DNA polymerase III subunit delta', which translates into the protein MSVSETLEQTSIPSPLPWQAQQWRRLGIQWRAGRCPHALLLTGQVGLGKRRFAEAFAALVLCEQPRNGQACGGCRDCRLWQAGSHPDFLRLEPEKPGGALKVEQIRQLGNFVARTSGRGGARLVWLAPAEAMNINAANALLKNLEEPAPSVIFLLITGSPSGLLPTIRSRCQSIVFPPPSEEMALQWLENTGFENAVARRSLALSGGAPLMAAALAGTEARAEREQFLQELTALAQGSVNAVTAAARWEAPPEHTALDQLLQFWQQWLAQMVHMRSCDLSGDAQVMALLQRLPGTGEESLRPLFGCYDLLAQARRGLMGGANPNRRLLLEELMIRWARLFS
- the tmk gene encoding dTMP kinase gives rise to the protein MVSRGKFITLEGVEGVGKSTNLQFITQWLNDRKIPFVQTREPGGTPLAEQLRALLLTRREEVVDPMAELLMVFAARAQHLAQVIVPALQRGDWVVCDRFTDATYAYQGGGRQLDRTRIEQLEQAVQGDLRPDKVLLLDLDPETGLRRAGRKGVADRFESEHLAFFHRVRSAYHARAQAFPGRYAIVDASQPLEQVQRALGQELAHLL